In Castanea sativa cultivar Marrone di Chiusa Pesio chromosome 6, ASM4071231v1, a single window of DNA contains:
- the LOC142638137 gene encoding photosystem I reaction center subunit V, chloroplastic — MAASSSTLFSTPTFSPTLQRHPNSHLSPSNISFQGLKPLITRLPKTKSSTKVITTTPKRNVVKAELSAPLVISLSTGLSLFLGRFVFFNFQRENVAKQVPEQNGVTHFEAGDTRAKEYVSLLKSNDPVGFNIVDVLAWGSIGHIVAYYILATTSNGYDPKFF, encoded by the coding sequence ATGGCAGCCTCTTCATCCACCTTGTTCTCCACCCCAACCTTCTCACCTACCCTCCAAAGGCACCCCAATTCCCACCTCTCTCCATCCAACATATCCTTCCAAGGCCTCAAGCCCCTCATCACAAGGCTCCCAAAGACCAAGTCAAGCACCAAAGTCATAACCACCACACCCAAAAGAAATGTTGTGAAGGCAGAGCTGAGTGCACCCCTTGTGATAAGCTTGAGCACAGGGCTATCACTCTTCTTAGGAAGGTTTGTGTTCTTCAACTTCCAAAGAGAGAACGTGGCCAAACAAGTGCCTGAGCAAAACGGTGTGACCCACTTCGAAGCTGGTGACACTCGTGCTAAAGAGTACGTTAGCCTCCTCAAATCCAATGACCCAGTTGGGTTTAACATCGTGGATGTCTTGGCTTGGGGTTCTATTGGTCACATAGTTGCTTATTATATCTTGGCCACCACTAGCAACGGCTATGATCCCAAGTTCTTTTAA